One Ostrea edulis chromosome 2, xbOstEdul1.1, whole genome shotgun sequence genomic region harbors:
- the LOC125682462 gene encoding uncharacterized protein LOC125682462, with translation MAESCNVKLRFGSPQVVVPTCEKHPEEYQNFFCNDCDEFICTECVKTDHRDHDWNTVRKISIKRKSRLSGKCGEIRDGDLPKIIDQISKVDSLMKQNVADRDGEITRLEAHSKDVIKEFDRVVMDRKKVLESGFERKNRKLREIKSKLKTKEAKLRETVCELEGSSLSDYTLLNVDCRLNKVLSIVSDDNIEDYRYSMHFKSGIMTEKSLESLLGTVKDYDDFSLTKIASFKHEKGNIIALEVDDHGNAVLVASNQTFLDTINTKGKCFCRTEIGCDINDFVVLVNGDIVFSDGSSGAIKKTTDNTVETLVETSPLTPEGICLTNTCDDDILVTMSDPSQDIKDSKGLVKMFSVHGREKMVFEYHENGKRLFTLPFRIVQNKNEDICVLDNLSEEQGVLHTISKGGSSQFIYEGNPGQQHSFCPVDVVCDNFCNLIVMDAINYAIHLLDSMGNFMKYLRTDPEDRKASLSLALYGDILWTGGHSGHIRVYRYSNHF, from the coding sequence ATGGCTGAATCGTGTAATGTAAAATTAAGATTTGGATCTCCTCAAGTTGTTGTTCCAACATGCGAGAAACACCCAGAGGAATATCAAAactttttctgcaatgattgtgATGAATTcatatgtacagagtgtgtcaAGACTGACCATCGAGATCATGACTGGAATACAGTGCGAAAAATATCAATCAAGAGAAAGAGCCGTCTCTCTGGGAAATGTGGGGAAATCAGGGATGGGGACTTGCCAAAAATCATCGATCAGATTTCTAAAGTTGATTCGCTAATGAAGCAAAATGTTGCAGATCGTGATGGAGAAATAACCCGACTTGAAGCTCACTCAAAAGATGTTATCAAAGAATTTGACAGAGTTGTTATGGACAGGAAAAAGGTTTTAGAAAGTGGTTTTGAAAGGAAGAACAGAAAACTAAGAGAAATTAAGTCAAAGCTAAAGACCAAAGAAGCAAAACTTCGAGAAACGGTTTGTGAACTTGAAGGATCATCTCTCTCCGATTACACTTTGTTGAATGTTGACTGTAGGTTAAACAAGGTTTTGTCCATAGTAAGCGATGACAATATAGAGGACTACAGATATTCAATGCATTTCAAGAGTGGCATAATGACAGAGAAAAGTCTAGAATCTCTACTGGGTACAGTGAAAGATTATGACGACTTTTCTCTGACAAAGATTGCCTCGTTCAAACACGAAAAAGGGAACATCATTGCTCTAGAAGTGGATGACCATGGCAATGCTGTGTTGGTGGCCTCTAACCAAACTTTCTTGGATACAATCAACACTAAAGGTAAATGCTTTTGTCGAACCGAGATTGGCTGCGACATCAACGATTTCGTTGTACTTGTTAATGGGGATATTGTATTCTCGGACGGCAGTAGCGGAGCGATAAAAAAGACTACCGACAACACGGTTGAGACCCTAGTAGAAACTTCTCCGCTGACTCCAGAGGGTATTTGTCTGACAAATACATGTGATGACGACATTTTGGTCACTATGTCCGACCCATCCCAGGATATCAAAGACAGCAAAGGTCTAGTTAAAATGTTCTCTGTGCATGGGCGCGAAAAGATGGTTTTTGAGTATCATGAAAATGGGAAAAGGCTTTTCACATTGCCTTTTCGTATTGTTCAGAACAAAAATGAAGACATATGCGTATTGGATAACTTAAGTGAAGAACAAGGTGTGCTTCACACAATCTCAAAAGGAGGTAGCTCTCAATTTATTTACGAAGGAAATCCTGGTCAACAACACTCCTTCTGTCCAGTGGATGTAGTTTGTGACAACTTTTGCAATCTGATTGTAATGGACGCAATAAACTACGCCATTCACCTTCTGGATTCCATGggaaatttcatgaaatactTGAGAACAGACCCAGAGGACAGGAAAGCTTCTTTATCACTGGCCCTCTATGGGGACATCCTTTGGACAGGGGGTCACAGTGGACATATCAGAGTGTACCGATACTCCAATCATTTCTAG